One Mycolicibacterium pulveris genomic region harbors:
- a CDS encoding quinone-dependent dihydroorotate dehydrogenase: MYGALRRALFLVAPERIHTWVFAVLRGLTFPRPARRALMRWLAPRDPVLASTVFGVRFAGPLGLAAGFDKNGSGLHVWGALGFGYAEVGTVTAQAQPGNPAPRLFRLPDDRALLNRMGFNNHGAGELALRLARHVPDVPIGVNIGKTKATPAEDAVDDYAESARLLGPLASFLVVNVSSPNTPGLRDLQAVASLRPILEAVQAQTSTPVLVKIAPDLSDQDVDEIADLAVELGLAGIVATNTTVSRDGLRTAGVEELGPGGISGAPVAARSLQILRRLYRRVGDRLVLISVGGIETADDAWERIISGASLLQGYTGFVYGGGLWAKQIHDGIARRLHDGGFSSLADAIGSALPREQA, encoded by the coding sequence ATGTACGGCGCGCTGCGCCGGGCGCTGTTTCTGGTCGCGCCCGAACGCATTCACACCTGGGTGTTCGCGGTGCTGCGGGGGCTCACCTTTCCGCGCCCGGCGCGCCGGGCGCTGATGCGGTGGCTGGCACCGCGCGATCCGGTGCTGGCCAGCACCGTGTTCGGGGTGCGCTTCGCGGGCCCGCTCGGGCTGGCGGCGGGATTCGACAAGAACGGCAGCGGCCTGCACGTCTGGGGAGCGTTGGGGTTCGGCTACGCCGAGGTCGGCACGGTCACGGCGCAGGCCCAGCCCGGCAACCCGGCGCCGCGGTTGTTCCGGCTGCCCGACGACCGCGCCCTGCTCAACCGGATGGGGTTCAACAACCACGGCGCCGGCGAGCTGGCGCTTCGACTGGCCCGGCACGTGCCCGACGTGCCGATCGGGGTGAACATCGGCAAGACCAAGGCCACTCCGGCCGAGGACGCGGTCGACGACTATGCCGAAAGCGCGCGGTTGCTCGGGCCGTTGGCGTCGTTCCTGGTGGTCAATGTCAGCTCACCGAACACGCCCGGGCTGCGGGACCTGCAGGCGGTGGCCTCGCTGCGGCCGATCCTGGAGGCGGTGCAGGCGCAGACGTCGACGCCGGTGCTGGTGAAGATCGCACCCGATCTGTCCGATCAGGATGTGGACGAAATCGCCGACCTGGCAGTCGAATTGGGGCTGGCCGGCATCGTCGCCACCAACACCACGGTGTCGCGGGATGGGTTGCGCACCGCCGGTGTGGAGGAACTGGGGCCCGGCGGGATCTCGGGGGCGCCGGTGGCGGCGCGATCGCTGCAGATCCTGCGCAGGCTCTACCGGCGGGTGGGTGACCGGCTGGTGCTGATCAGCGTCGGCGGCATCGAGACCGCCGACGACGCGTGGGAGCGAATCATCTCGGGCGCCTCGCTGCTGCAGGGCTACACCGGGTTCGTGTACGGCGGCGGGCTGTGGGCCAAGCAGATTCATGACGGCATCGCCCGCCGACTACACGACGGCGGGTTCAGTTCGCTGGCCGACGCGATCGGCTCGGCGCTCCCCCGCGAGCAGGCGTGA
- a CDS encoding DUF5703 family protein, which produces MHRGRMPPGWDKDLSDDYEWIPLRLPPDLTRISASIRLSIEAEYRGWELTRVRLYNDGSRRVLLRRKKTPADRAGIAEQPAL; this is translated from the coding sequence ATGCACCGCGGCAGGATGCCACCTGGCTGGGACAAGGATCTGTCCGACGACTACGAGTGGATTCCGCTGCGGTTGCCGCCGGATCTGACCCGCATCAGCGCCTCGATCCGGCTGTCGATCGAGGCCGAGTACCGCGGGTGGGAGCTGACGCGGGTCCGGCTCTACAACGACGGCTCCCGGCGGGTGCTGCTGCGCCGGAAGAAGACACCGGCCGACCGGGCGGGTATCGCCGAGCAGCCCGCGCTGTGA
- a CDS encoding YncE family protein — translation MPPSVKLPAQVLRACVFVVAIFSFSGCSSNPVDAPPPTIPPAQAADSPPVTAEPAGAVYPLRGHAISANFDAGTDSLAVLSPGPAETSVLSVVSPTGATREIPLPGAATAMTGDDEGRVYLATRGGYLVVDLATGESTPVGVDGQQDTDFTAITRRGDGRIVLGSADGAVYTLGPDAAVAAELKMFARVDALVTQGDTVVVLDRGQTSVTTLSDDGTRAGQALRAGDGATTIIADPVGRVLVADTRGGELLVFGVDPLMLRQRYPVPDAPYGLAGSAALAWVSQTASNTVVGYDLATGIPVEKARYRTVHQPNSLAYDERSGTLYVVSASGAGVQVISDAAVPG, via the coding sequence TTGCCGCCTTCCGTCAAACTGCCAGCGCAGGTCCTTCGCGCGTGTGTGTTCGTGGTGGCTATCTTTTCGTTTTCTGGATGTTCGTCGAACCCGGTGGACGCGCCGCCACCGACGATTCCCCCGGCACAGGCCGCCGACTCTCCGCCGGTCACAGCCGAGCCCGCGGGTGCGGTGTATCCGCTGCGCGGTCACGCGATTTCCGCAAATTTCGATGCGGGCACCGACTCGTTGGCGGTGCTGAGCCCGGGCCCGGCCGAGACCTCGGTGCTGTCGGTGGTGTCGCCGACGGGCGCCACCCGCGAGATTCCGCTGCCCGGCGCGGCGACCGCGATGACCGGCGACGACGAGGGCCGGGTCTATCTGGCCACCCGGGGCGGCTACCTCGTGGTCGACCTCGCGACCGGCGAGAGCACCCCGGTCGGCGTGGACGGACAGCAGGACACCGACTTCACCGCCATCACCCGCCGCGGCGACGGCCGCATCGTGCTCGGCAGCGCCGACGGCGCGGTGTACACCCTGGGGCCGGACGCCGCCGTCGCCGCCGAGCTCAAAATGTTCGCCAGGGTCGACGCGCTGGTCACCCAGGGCGACACGGTCGTCGTCCTCGACCGCGGACAAACCTCGGTGACCACGCTGTCCGACGACGGCACCCGGGCCGGGCAGGCGCTGCGGGCCGGTGACGGGGCGACCACGATCATCGCCGACCCGGTCGGGCGCGTGCTGGTCGCCGACACCCGCGGCGGCGAGCTGCTGGTGTTCGGTGTCGATCCGCTGATGCTGCGCCAGCGCTATCCGGTGCCCGACGCGCCCTACGGGCTGGCCGGCTCCGCCGCGCTGGCCTGGGTGTCGCAAACCGCAAGCAACACCGTCGTTGGCTACGATCTGGCCACCGGCATACCCGTCGAGAAGGCGCGATATCGAACCGTGCATCAACCGAACTCCCTGGCCTATGACGAACGGTCTGGCACCCTGTATGTGGTGTCGGCCTCGGGAGCGGGTGTGCAAGTGATCTCCGACGCGGCGGTGCCCGGGTGA
- a CDS encoding undecaprenyl-diphosphate phosphatase — translation MSWLQVVVLAILQGLTEFLPVSSSGHLAIASRLFFADDAGASFTAVTQLGTEFAVLLYFARDIGRIVKAWFTGLFAREQRTPDYWLGWYVIVGTIPIGVIGLLFKDEIRTGARNLWAIATALIVFSFVIAAAEYFGRQTRRIEQLTWKDGIIVGLAQCLALLPGTSRSGATISAGLFLGQNREVAARFGFLLAIPAVFASGLFSLPDAFAPVGKGMSASGPQLLVATLIAFVVGFAAVAWFLRFLVRHSMYWFVGYRIALGTVVLVLLGTGVMAAT, via the coding sequence ATGTCGTGGCTGCAGGTGGTCGTTCTCGCGATATTGCAGGGCCTGACCGAATTCCTGCCGGTGTCGTCGTCGGGTCACCTGGCGATCGCGTCGCGGCTGTTCTTCGCCGACGACGCCGGGGCGTCCTTCACCGCGGTCACTCAGCTGGGCACCGAGTTCGCGGTGCTGCTCTACTTCGCCAGGGACATCGGCCGCATCGTCAAGGCGTGGTTCACCGGCTTGTTCGCACGTGAGCAGCGCACCCCCGACTACTGGCTGGGCTGGTACGTCATCGTCGGCACCATCCCGATCGGGGTGATCGGCCTGCTGTTCAAGGACGAAATCCGCACGGGCGCACGCAATCTGTGGGCGATCGCGACCGCGCTGATCGTGTTCTCCTTCGTCATCGCCGCCGCCGAGTACTTCGGCCGCCAAACCCGCCGGATCGAACAGCTCACGTGGAAAGACGGCATCATCGTCGGGCTGGCGCAGTGCCTGGCCCTGCTGCCTGGCACATCGCGTTCGGGGGCGACGATCAGCGCCGGATTGTTCCTCGGGCAGAACCGTGAGGTCGCGGCCCGCTTCGGGTTCCTGCTCGCGATCCCGGCCGTGTTCGCCTCCGGCCTGTTCTCCCTGCCGGACGCGTTCGCGCCCGTCGGCAAGGGGATGAGCGCCAGCGGACCCCAGCTGCTGGTCGCGACATTGATCGCGTTCGTCGTCGGGTTCGCCGCGGTGGCGTGGTTTCTGCGGTTTCTGGTCCGCCACAGCATGTACTGGTTCGTCGGCTACCGGATCGCACTCGGCACCGTGGTGCTGGTCCTGCTCGGCACGGGGGTGATGGCTGCGACATGA
- a CDS encoding histidine phosphatase family protein, which produces MTVILLRHGRSTSNTAHTLAGRSDGVDLDDRGREQARALVTRVGELPIRAIVRSPLLRCERTIEPLAAALGLEPIVDERISEVDYGAWTGRKIGELVKDPLWSVVQQQPSAAVFPDGEALAAVQARAVAAVREHDRRLAELHDGDALWVACTHGDVIKAVVADALGTHLDSFQRITADPASMSVIRYTAVRPFVIHVNHTGAQLTSALLAKPPRAEGENDDEVPPDDAVVGGSTGS; this is translated from the coding sequence ATGACGGTGATCCTGCTGCGGCACGGGCGGTCCACCTCGAACACCGCCCACACCCTGGCCGGCCGCTCCGACGGAGTCGACCTCGACGACCGCGGCCGCGAACAGGCCCGGGCGCTGGTGACGCGCGTCGGTGAGTTGCCGATCCGGGCGATCGTGCGCTCACCGCTGCTGCGCTGCGAACGCACGATCGAACCGCTGGCCGCGGCGCTCGGCCTGGAGCCGATCGTCGACGAACGGATCAGCGAGGTCGACTACGGCGCATGGACCGGCCGCAAGATCGGTGAGTTGGTCAAGGACCCGCTGTGGAGCGTCGTCCAGCAGCAGCCCAGCGCCGCGGTGTTCCCCGACGGTGAAGCCCTGGCCGCCGTGCAGGCACGTGCGGTGGCCGCGGTGCGTGAGCACGACCGCCGGCTGGCCGAGCTGCACGACGGCGACGCGCTGTGGGTGGCCTGCACGCACGGCGACGTGATCAAGGCCGTCGTGGCCGACGCGCTCGGCACCCACCTGGACAGCTTTCAGCGCATCACCGCCGATCCGGCGTCGATGAGCGTGATCCGTTACACGGCGGTGCGGCCCTTTGTTATCCACGTCAACCACACTGGCGCGCAGTTGACTTCCGCACTGCTTGCCAAACCGCCAAGGGCCGAAGGTGAGAACGACGATGAGGTGCCGCCGGACGACGCCGTTGTCGGGGGATCCACCGGCTCGTAG
- a CDS encoding DUF3090 domain-containing protein, producing the protein MARAIHVFRTPDRFVAGTVGQPGNRTFYLQAVHDKRVVSVVLEKQQVAVLAERIAALLVEINRRFGTPIPPDTDEVEDLSPLITPVDAEFRVGTMGLGWDSEAQTVVVELLAVSETEFDASVVLDDAEDGPDAVRVFLTPESARQFAARSNRVISAGRPPCPLCDEPLDPEGHLCVRTNGYRRGAFAESDDDVET; encoded by the coding sequence ATGGCCCGCGCAATACACGTATTCCGCACACCCGACCGATTCGTGGCCGGAACGGTTGGGCAGCCGGGCAACCGGACCTTTTACCTGCAGGCCGTTCACGACAAGCGGGTGGTGTCGGTGGTGTTGGAGAAGCAGCAGGTGGCGGTGCTCGCGGAGCGGATCGCCGCGCTACTGGTCGAGATCAACCGACGCTTCGGCACCCCGATCCCGCCCGACACCGACGAGGTGGAGGACCTCAGCCCGTTGATCACGCCGGTCGACGCCGAGTTCCGGGTCGGGACGATGGGGCTGGGCTGGGACTCCGAGGCCCAGACCGTCGTCGTCGAGCTGCTCGCGGTCTCCGAAACCGAGTTCGACGCCTCGGTGGTGCTCGACGACGCCGAGGACGGGCCCGACGCCGTGCGCGTGTTCCTGACGCCGGAGTCCGCGCGCCAGTTCGCGGCGCGCTCCAACCGTGTCATCTCGGCCGGCCGGCCGCCGTGTCCGCTGTGCGACGAACCGCTGGACCCCGAAGGCCACCTCTGCGTGCGCACCAACGGTTACCGGCGCGGCGCCTTCGCAGAGTCCGACGATGACGTCGAAACCTGA
- a CDS encoding SCO1664 family protein has translation MTSKPDAEEVLRRGELTVIGRIRSASNATFLCEAHLGERQAHCVYKPIKGEAPLWDFPDGTLAGRERGAYLISAALGWNIVPYTIIRDGPAGRGMLQLWVDQPGDDPDDQPVSGPDLVDLLPAGRIPPGYLPVLQAYNYAGDEVTLVHADDVRLRRMAVFDVLINNADRKGGHILCGVDGHVYGVDHGVSLHVDDKLRTVLWGWAGKPVDEPMLEAVTRLREGLRNGLREQLFELITRREIVALEARAVELLANPVMPTPDRHRPIPWPAF, from the coding sequence ATGACGTCGAAACCTGACGCCGAAGAGGTGCTGCGGCGCGGCGAGTTGACGGTCATCGGCCGCATCCGCTCGGCCAGCAACGCCACGTTCCTGTGCGAGGCACATCTCGGTGAGCGCCAAGCGCATTGCGTGTACAAGCCGATCAAAGGTGAGGCACCGCTGTGGGACTTCCCGGACGGCACGCTGGCGGGCCGCGAGCGCGGCGCATACCTGATCTCCGCAGCGCTGGGCTGGAACATCGTGCCCTACACCATTATTCGCGACGGGCCCGCGGGGCGCGGCATGCTGCAGCTGTGGGTGGACCAGCCCGGTGACGACCCCGACGACCAACCGGTGTCCGGTCCTGACCTCGTCGATCTGCTGCCCGCCGGACGTATTCCGCCCGGATACCTACCGGTGTTGCAGGCCTACAACTACGCCGGCGACGAGGTGACCCTGGTACACGCCGACGACGTGCGGTTGCGCCGGATGGCCGTCTTCGACGTGCTGATCAACAACGCCGACCGCAAAGGCGGCCATATCCTGTGCGGTGTCGACGGGCACGTGTACGGCGTGGACCACGGGGTGAGCCTGCATGTGGACGACAAGCTGCGCACCGTGCTGTGGGGGTGGGCCGGTAAACCCGTCGACGAGCCGATGCTCGAGGCCGTCACCCGGCTCCGTGAAGGGCTGCGAAACGGGTTGCGGGAGCAGCTCTTCGAGCTCATCACCCGCAGGGAGATCGTTGCGCTGGAAGCCAGAGCCGTTGAGCTGCTGGCCAATCCCGTGATGCCGACGCCCGACCGGCACCGCCCGATCCCGTGGCCGGCCTTCTAG